Proteins found in one Chlamydia pneumoniae TW-183 genomic segment:
- a CDS encoding protoporphyrinogen oxidase, with product MKRAIIIGAGISGLAAGWWLHKKFPQAEILVLDKEAYAGGFVRTESPQGFSFDLGPKGFLTRGDGEYTLKLIHELGLQNSLIFSDRAAKNRFVYYRGKAHKISTWTLLRKGLLPSLIKDFRAPCYTQDSSVQDFLKRHSSQNFTSYILDPLITAIRAGHSSILSTHMAFPELAKREASSGSLLRSYLKNRSPKKSKTDRYLASLSPSMGTLITTIQEKLPATWKFSTSVTHIDCSPKEACVTTPSETFFADMVIYTGPLQQLPVLLPNYGIENLSKRVLPWNLSSISLGWHHANFSLPKGYGMLFADELPLLGIVWNSQIFPQATPGKTVLSLLIEGKWRESEAHAFAIAALSEYLNINQKPDAFALFSSQDGIPQHAVGFLERKERILPHLPGNLKIVGQNIAGPGLNRCIASAYHAICDLHTEETLAQPQSSL from the coding sequence GTGAAGAGAGCAATCATTATAGGCGCAGGAATTTCTGGTCTTGCTGCAGGTTGGTGGCTTCATAAGAAATTCCCCCAAGCGGAAATCCTTGTTTTAGATAAAGAAGCCTACGCAGGAGGCTTCGTCCGCACGGAATCCCCTCAAGGGTTTTCTTTTGACCTCGGACCTAAAGGATTCCTCACCCGGGGAGACGGAGAGTATACTCTAAAACTTATCCATGAACTTGGTCTCCAAAATTCCTTGATCTTCAGTGATCGTGCAGCAAAAAACCGCTTTGTCTACTACAGAGGGAAGGCCCATAAAATATCCACCTGGACTCTCCTAAGAAAGGGCCTGCTTCCTTCTTTAATTAAGGACTTCCGTGCACCTTGCTATACTCAAGATAGTTCCGTTCAGGATTTCTTAAAGCGACATAGTTCACAAAATTTTACAAGCTATATATTAGATCCACTAATCACAGCCATACGCGCAGGCCATAGCAGCATTCTCTCCACACACATGGCATTTCCTGAACTAGCAAAGAGAGAAGCTTCCAGCGGGTCTCTATTACGCAGTTATCTTAAAAATAGATCCCCCAAAAAGTCTAAGACCGACAGATATCTTGCATCTCTATCTCCTTCCATGGGGACTTTGATTACTACTATCCAAGAAAAACTCCCCGCAACATGGAAGTTTTCTACTAGTGTGACTCACATCGATTGTTCACCAAAAGAAGCTTGTGTAACCACACCTTCAGAGACGTTTTTTGCCGATATGGTAATTTATACAGGACCTCTCCAGCAGCTTCCTGTATTGCTTCCTAACTATGGAATTGAAAATTTATCTAAAAGAGTTCTCCCTTGGAATTTATCTAGCATCAGCTTAGGTTGGCATCACGCCAACTTTTCGCTTCCCAAAGGTTATGGCATGCTATTTGCAGACGAGCTTCCCCTCTTGGGAATCGTTTGGAATTCTCAAATCTTCCCGCAAGCTACGCCAGGGAAAACAGTGCTCTCCCTTCTCATTGAAGGCAAATGGCGGGAATCAGAAGCTCATGCCTTTGCGATAGCAGCTCTCTCAGAATACCTGAATATCAATCAAAAACCAGATGCTTTTGCTTTATTTTCATCTCAGGATGGCATACCACAACATGCTGTTGGCTTTCTAGAAAGGAAAGAGCGTATCCTACCTCACTTACCAGGAAATTTAAAAATTGTAGGTCAAAATATTGCAGGCCCAGGACTGAATCGATGTATAGCTTCTGCATATCATGCTATCTGTGATTTACACACCGAGGAAACGCTGGCACAACCCCAGAGTTCTCTGTAG
- the hemN gene encoding oxygen-independent coproporphyrinogen III oxidase — protein MFNVNFKFLEGLHQPAPRYTSYPTALEWEPSDAAPALLAFQRIRENPQPLSLYFHIPFCQSMCLYCGCSVVLNRREDIVEAYINTLIQEMKLVVETIGFRPQVSRIHFGGGTPSRLSRELFTLLFDHIHKLFDLSHAEEIAIEVDPRSLRNDMEKADFFQNVGFNRVSLGVQDTQADVQEAVRRRQSHEESLKAYEKFKELAFQSINIDLIYGLPKQTKESFSKTIQDILAMYPDRLALFSFASVPWIKPHQKAMKASDMPSMEEKFAIYSQSRHLLTKAGYQAIGMDHFSLPHDPLTLAFKNKTLIRNFQGYSLPPEEDLLGLGMTSTSFIRGIYLQNAKTLEEYHNTVLRGTFATVKSKILTEDDRIRKWAIHKLMCTFTINKEEFFNLFGYEFDTYFIESRDRLISMETTGLIHNSPGSLKVTPLGELFVRVIATAFDHYFLNKVSKKECFSASI, from the coding sequence ATGTTCAACGTCAACTTTAAATTCTTAGAAGGACTTCATCAACCCGCGCCCAGATACACAAGCTACCCTACAGCTTTAGAATGGGAACCTTCCGATGCGGCTCCAGCTCTTCTAGCGTTCCAAAGAATTAGAGAAAATCCTCAGCCTCTCTCTCTTTATTTTCATATCCCCTTCTGCCAATCCATGTGTTTGTATTGCGGTTGTTCTGTTGTTTTGAATCGTCGTGAAGATATTGTAGAAGCTTATATCAACACCCTAATCCAAGAGATGAAACTTGTCGTTGAGACCATAGGATTCCGGCCTCAGGTATCCAGGATTCATTTTGGAGGAGGCACCCCTAGCAGACTCTCCAGGGAGTTGTTTACCCTGCTTTTTGACCACATCCATAAGCTTTTTGATCTTTCACATGCTGAAGAAATTGCTATTGAAGTGGATCCTCGTTCTTTAAGAAACGACATGGAAAAAGCAGATTTCTTTCAGAACGTAGGTTTTAATAGGGTTAGCTTAGGCGTTCAAGATACCCAAGCTGATGTTCAAGAAGCTGTACGACGACGCCAATCGCATGAGGAATCTTTAAAGGCATACGAAAAATTTAAGGAACTCGCCTTCCAAAGTATCAATATAGACTTAATTTATGGTCTTCCCAAACAAACCAAGGAGTCCTTTTCTAAAACAATTCAAGATATCTTAGCGATGTATCCAGATCGTCTTGCTTTATTTTCTTTTGCCTCAGTTCCATGGATCAAGCCGCACCAAAAAGCCATGAAAGCTTCGGATATGCCTTCTATGGAAGAGAAATTCGCGATTTATTCTCAATCCCGGCATTTACTTACAAAAGCAGGATATCAGGCCATCGGTATGGATCATTTCTCTCTTCCCCATGATCCTCTTACCCTCGCTTTCAAAAACAAAACTCTAATCCGCAACTTTCAGGGGTATTCTCTACCCCCAGAAGAAGATCTGCTCGGGTTAGGAATGACTTCTACAAGCTTCATTCGTGGAATTTATCTACAAAATGCAAAAACCCTTGAGGAATATCACAATACGGTGCTTCGAGGAACATTTGCCACTGTGAAAAGTAAAATTCTTACCGAGGATGATCGGATTAGAAAATGGGCAATCCATAAGCTGATGTGCACGTTTACGATCAATAAGGAAGAGTTTTTCAACCTTTTTGGATATGAGTTTGATACTTATTTTATAGAAAGTCGTGATCGCTTGATAAGTATGGAAACTACAGGTCTCATCCATAACAGTCCTGGCTCTTTGAAAGTAACTCCTCTTGGAGAATTGTTTGTCAGAGTCATTGCCACAGCTTTCGATCACTATTTTCTCAATAAGGTATCTAAAAAAGAATGTTTCTCAGCTTCTATATAA
- the hemE gene encoding uroporphyrinogen decarboxylase: MSAFFDLLKSQTASHPPIWLLRQVGRYMPPYQELKGSQSLKTFFHNTEAIVEATLLGPSLLHVDAAILFADILSILDGFAVTYDFAPGPRIQFSPEQPFTFTSDPQTIFSYLLDAIRTLKQKLPVPLIVFAASPFTLACYLIDGGASKDFSKTMSFLYVYPEKFDQLISTIIEGTAIYLKTQMDAGAAAVQLFESSSLRLPSALFTRYVTEPNRRLIAKLKEQAIPVSLFCRCFEENFYTLQATQADTLHPDYHVDLHRIQKNLMLSLQGNLDPAIFLLPQEKLLHYVEAFLVPLRTYPNFIFNSGHGILPETPLENVQLVVSYVQRQL, from the coding sequence ATGTCTGCTTTTTTTGATCTTTTAAAATCTCAAACTGCCTCTCATCCTCCCATATGGCTATTACGACAGGTAGGAAGGTACATGCCTCCATACCAAGAGCTGAAAGGATCCCAATCTTTAAAAACCTTTTTCCATAATACTGAAGCTATTGTAGAGGCTACGCTTTTAGGGCCCTCGTTGCTACATGTAGATGCTGCTATTCTCTTTGCTGATATCCTATCCATCTTGGATGGTTTTGCTGTGACCTATGACTTTGCTCCTGGTCCGCGCATACAATTTTCTCCAGAGCAACCTTTCACTTTCACTTCCGATCCACAAACCATCTTTAGCTATCTTTTGGACGCGATTCGAACTCTTAAGCAAAAACTTCCTGTTCCGCTGATTGTTTTTGCAGCATCTCCCTTCACACTCGCCTGCTACTTAATTGATGGAGGTGCTTCCAAAGATTTTTCTAAGACCATGTCTTTTCTCTATGTGTATCCTGAAAAATTTGATCAGCTCATCTCTACAATTATCGAAGGGACTGCTATTTATCTAAAAACACAAATGGATGCAGGAGCTGCTGCTGTGCAGCTTTTTGAATCTTCGAGTCTACGTCTCCCTTCAGCACTCTTTACACGCTATGTGACTGAACCAAACCGTCGTCTGATAGCAAAACTTAAAGAGCAGGCCATTCCTGTGAGTTTATTTTGTCGTTGTTTTGAAGAAAATTTTTATACTCTGCAAGCCACGCAAGCCGATACACTCCATCCTGATTATCATGTGGACCTTCATCGCATACAAAAAAATCTTATGCTCTCCCTACAAGGAAACTTGGATCCGGCAATATTTTTATTGCCCCAAGAGAAATTATTACACTATGTAGAAGCCTTCCTTGTTCCTTTAAGAACATATCCTAACTTCATTTTTAATTCTGGACATGGGATTCTTCCTGAAACACCTTTAGAAAACGTCCAATTGGTAGTTTCTTATGTTCAACGTCAACTTTAA
- the mfd gene encoding transcription-repair coupling factor has protein sequence MDFNPVNLDFSISKEFKEETLPLLLENIHPGATAFLAAKMFHDCRASVIMITTPARLDDLFENLRTFLDQAPVEFPSSEIDLSPKLVNIDAVGKRDHLLYSLNQHRAPIFCVTTLKALLEKTRSPQATSQQHLDLAVGDVLDPEATTELCKSLGYSQVMLTSEKGEFSCRGGIVDIFPLSSPEPFRIEFWGEKIISIRSYNPSDQLSTGKVSKISISPAYTEEASGGNYSHSLLDYFSTPPLYLFDNLEILEDDFADISGTLSSLPDRFFSIGTLYDRISTSNQVYFSETPFPNVKNLKENRVIIEAFHRNMEASRQAIPILYPEQIIQNDENPLLAFLQHLQEYMPPHGKPLKLAIYSTKTKSLKEARALAETVARGDVEIYEKTGNLTSSFALVNEAFAAISLSEFASTKVLRRQKQRTHFSVTTEEVFVPIPGETVVHIHNGIGKFLGIEKKPNHLNIETDYLVLEYADKARLYVPSNQAYLISRYVGTSDKAADLHHLNSSKWKRSRDLTEKSLIVYAEKLLQLEAQRSTTPAFVYPPHGESVIKFAETFPYEETPDQLKTIDQIYNDMMSPKLMDRLICGDAGFGKTEVIMRAAVKAVCDGHRQVIVMVPTTILATQHYETFKERMAGLPIEIAVLSRFSQAKVQKLICEQVASGQIDIIIGTHKLINKSLEFKNPGLLIIDEEQRFGVKVKDNLKERYPMIDCLTVSATPIPRTLHMSLSGARDLSVIAMPPLDRLPVSTFVMEHNTETLTAALRHELLRGGQAYVIHNRIESIYTLAETIRNLIPEARIGVAHGQMGAEDLSNIFTKFKNQKTDILVATALIENGIDIPNANTILIDHADKFGMADLYQMKGRVGRWNKKAYCYFLVPHLDRLSGPAAKRLAALNKQEYGGGMKIALHDLEIRGAGNILGTDQSGHIGTIGFNLYCKLLKKAVSALKKHTSPLLFNDDVKIEFPYNSRIPDTYIETGSMRIEFYQKIGNAESSEELTAIQEEMRDRFGPLPQEICWLFALAEIRLFALQHGISSIKGTANALYVQKCLSKSEQTKKTLPYALSPTPELLVKEVIESIERGFLINAS, from the coding sequence ATGGATTTCAACCCAGTTAATTTAGATTTTTCTATTTCCAAAGAATTCAAAGAGGAAACACTTCCTTTACTATTAGAAAATATTCATCCAGGAGCCACGGCATTCCTTGCAGCAAAGATGTTTCATGACTGTCGTGCTTCTGTAATTATGATTACGACACCCGCACGTCTTGATGATCTCTTTGAAAATTTAAGGACCTTTTTAGACCAAGCTCCTGTAGAATTTCCCTCTTCTGAAATTGATCTCTCTCCAAAATTAGTGAACATAGATGCTGTGGGGAAGCGAGATCATCTTCTTTACAGCTTGAATCAGCACAGGGCTCCTATATTCTGTGTCACTACATTAAAAGCTCTTTTAGAAAAAACCCGTTCTCCACAAGCTACAAGTCAACAACATCTTGATCTCGCAGTTGGAGATGTCTTAGATCCAGAAGCAACTACGGAACTCTGTAAAAGTTTAGGATATTCTCAGGTCATGCTAACTAGCGAAAAGGGAGAATTTTCTTGTCGCGGAGGAATTGTTGATATTTTCCCGTTATCCTCGCCAGAGCCTTTTAGGATAGAATTTTGGGGAGAGAAGATCATTTCTATCAGATCTTACAATCCTTCGGATCAGCTATCGACAGGAAAAGTCTCTAAAATTTCTATCTCTCCAGCGTACACAGAAGAGGCCTCTGGAGGAAACTATTCTCATTCACTATTAGACTATTTCAGCACCCCTCCTCTCTATCTCTTTGATAACTTAGAAATTCTAGAAGATGACTTTGCGGATATTTCTGGAACACTTTCGTCCCTTCCAGATAGATTTTTCTCTATTGGCACTCTCTACGATCGCATTTCAACGTCTAATCAAGTTTATTTCTCGGAGACTCCGTTTCCTAACGTCAAGAATCTCAAGGAAAACCGCGTCATCATCGAAGCATTTCACCGAAACATGGAAGCGAGTCGCCAAGCGATTCCTATACTGTATCCTGAGCAAATTATTCAGAACGATGAGAATCCCCTACTTGCTTTCCTACAGCATCTTCAAGAATATATGCCTCCTCATGGAAAGCCCTTAAAATTAGCCATCTACAGCACAAAAACGAAATCTTTAAAAGAGGCCCGTGCTCTAGCAGAGACTGTAGCTCGTGGGGATGTGGAAATCTATGAAAAAACAGGGAATCTAACTTCCAGCTTTGCATTAGTAAACGAAGCCTTTGCAGCGATTTCCCTATCCGAGTTTGCTTCTACAAAAGTATTGCGTAGGCAAAAACAACGCACTCACTTTTCAGTGACTACTGAAGAAGTTTTTGTTCCGATTCCAGGAGAGACTGTTGTCCATATTCATAATGGAATTGGAAAATTCCTAGGAATAGAAAAAAAACCGAACCATCTGAATATTGAAACGGATTATCTTGTTTTAGAATATGCAGATAAAGCTCGGCTTTATGTTCCTTCGAACCAAGCCTATCTGATCTCTCGGTATGTTGGGACTTCTGATAAAGCTGCCGATCTCCATCATTTAAATAGTTCGAAATGGAAGCGCTCTAGAGATCTTACTGAAAAATCTTTGATTGTCTACGCAGAGAAGCTCTTACAGTTAGAAGCACAACGTTCGACAACTCCTGCTTTTGTGTACCCTCCTCACGGAGAGTCCGTAATCAAGTTTGCGGAAACGTTTCCCTATGAAGAAACCCCCGATCAGTTAAAGACTATTGATCAGATTTACAATGACATGATGTCTCCAAAACTCATGGATAGATTAATTTGCGGAGATGCTGGCTTTGGGAAAACTGAAGTCATCATGCGGGCTGCTGTCAAGGCTGTTTGCGATGGCCATCGACAAGTCATTGTTATGGTTCCCACAACGATTTTAGCAACTCAGCACTATGAAACTTTTAAAGAAAGAATGGCGGGATTGCCGATCGAAATTGCTGTGCTTTCACGTTTCTCCCAAGCCAAAGTGCAAAAACTCATCTGTGAGCAAGTAGCTTCAGGACAAATTGACATTATCATTGGAACTCACAAACTCATTAACAAAAGCCTAGAGTTTAAGAACCCTGGTTTATTAATTATTGATGAAGAACAACGCTTTGGAGTTAAAGTTAAGGACAATCTGAAGGAGCGCTATCCCATGATTGACTGTCTTACAGTATCTGCGACTCCCATCCCAAGGACATTGCACATGTCTCTATCAGGAGCTCGTGATCTATCTGTGATTGCCATGCCTCCCTTGGATAGGTTGCCTGTAAGTACTTTTGTCATGGAGCATAATACAGAAACATTGACAGCGGCTTTAAGGCACGAGCTCCTTCGAGGAGGACAAGCCTATGTCATTCATAATCGGATTGAGAGCATCTATACTCTTGCTGAGACCATTCGCAATCTGATTCCTGAGGCTCGTATTGGCGTAGCTCATGGTCAAATGGGAGCTGAGGACCTCTCTAATATCTTTACGAAATTCAAAAATCAGAAAACCGACATCCTCGTTGCTACTGCACTGATAGAAAACGGGATTGATATTCCAAACGCCAATACCATTTTGATAGATCATGCCGATAAGTTTGGAATGGCGGATTTATATCAAATGAAGGGACGTGTCGGGCGATGGAATAAAAAGGCCTATTGTTATTTTCTAGTTCCTCACTTAGACAGGTTGTCTGGGCCAGCAGCGAAGCGACTCGCTGCTTTAAATAAGCAGGAATATGGAGGGGGAATGAAGATTGCCCTCCATGATTTAGAAATCCGCGGTGCAGGGAATATTCTAGGAACCGATCAGTCGGGACATATCGGAACTATAGGGTTTAATTTGTATTGCAAATTACTAAAAAAAGCTGTTTCAGCTTTAAAAAAACACACGTCCCCCCTACTTTTCAACGACGATGTGAAAATAGAATTTCCTTACAATTCGCGTATTCCTGATACTTACATCGAAACTGGATCGATGCGCATTGAGTTTTACCAAAAGATTGGTAATGCTGAAAGCTCTGAAGAGCTTACCGCAATACAAGAAGAAATGCGAGATCGCTTTGGCCCATTACCTCAAGAGATCTGCTGGCTTTTTGCCCTTGCTGAAATACGCCTATTTGCTTTGCAGCATGGCATTTCTAGCATTAAGGGAACTGCGAATGCTTTATATGTGCAAAAATGCCTTAGCAAATCTGAACAGACAAAGAAAACCTTGCCCTATGCTCTATCTCCAACTCCTGAACTTCTAGTCAAAGAAGTCATTGAGTCCATAGAAAGGGGCTTCTTAATCAACGCTTCATAA
- the alaS gene encoding alanine--tRNA ligase, producing the protein MLSNTIRSNFLKFYANRHHTILPSSPVFPHNDPSILFTNAGMNQFKDIFLNKEKVSYSRATTSQKCIRAGGKHNDLDNVGHTSRHLTFFEMLGNFSFGDYFKAEAIAFAWEVSLSVFNFNPEGIYATVHEKDDEAFALWEAYLPTDRIFRLTDKDNFWSMANTGPCGYCSELLFDRGPSFGNASSPLDDTDGERFLEYWNLVFMEFNRTSEGSLLALPNKHVDTGAGLERLVSLIAGTHTVFEADVLRELIAKTEQLSGKVYHPDDSGAAFRVIADHVRSLSFAIADGLLPGNTERGYVLRKILRRSVNYGRRLGFRNPFLAEIVPSLADAMGEAYPELKNSLSQIQKVLTLEEESFFKTLDRGGNLLQQVLKSSSSSSCISGEDAFKLKDTYGMPIDEISLLAKDYDYSVDMDTFHKLEQEAKERSRKNVVQSQGTSESIYNELHLTSEFIGYDHLSCDTFIEAIISKDHIVSSLQEKQEGAIVLKVSPFYAEKGGQVGDSGEIFCSEGTFIVTHTTSPKAGLIVHHGRISQGSLTVEAAVTAQVNRYRRKRIANNHTACHLLHKALEITLGDHIRQAGSYVDDTKIRLDFTHPQAISPEDLLCIETLVNESIRENEPVDIREALYSDVMNSSEIKQFFGDKYSDVVRVVSAGHSHELCGGTHAEATGDIGFFRITKEHAVAMGIRRIEAVTGEKAEATVHQQSEVLEEIATLLQVPRDQIVSRLTATLDERKQQDKRLNELENSLIQTKLDKLIHNCHQRQGITCLVHHLAEHENHRLQQYAQCLHQRIPEKLISLWTTEKNGKYIVLSRVSDDLITQGVHAQDLLKAVLTPCGGRWGGKDQSAQGSAPALPATEVLNETLWQWISTQLI; encoded by the coding sequence ATGTTAAGCAATACTATTCGCTCCAATTTTTTAAAATTCTATGCTAACCGCCACCATACCATTCTTCCCTCTTCTCCAGTATTTCCTCACAATGATCCCTCGATCCTTTTTACGAATGCAGGAATGAATCAGTTTAAGGATATTTTCCTAAATAAAGAGAAGGTGAGCTACTCTCGAGCCACAACATCGCAGAAATGTATTCGAGCTGGAGGGAAACACAACGACCTAGATAATGTGGGTCATACTTCAAGGCACCTCACCTTCTTCGAGATGTTAGGGAATTTTTCTTTCGGAGACTACTTTAAAGCAGAGGCGATTGCCTTTGCTTGGGAAGTCTCTTTATCTGTTTTTAATTTTAATCCCGAAGGGATTTACGCTACCGTACATGAAAAAGACGATGAAGCATTTGCTCTTTGGGAAGCATATCTTCCTACAGATCGTATTTTCCGTCTTACAGACAAAGACAACTTCTGGAGCATGGCAAACACAGGCCCCTGTGGCTATTGTTCCGAGCTCCTCTTTGATCGTGGCCCCAGTTTTGGAAACGCCTCTTCTCCCCTTGACGATACTGATGGAGAGCGTTTCTTAGAATATTGGAATTTAGTCTTCATGGAATTCAATCGTACCAGCGAAGGCTCTTTACTTGCTTTACCTAATAAACATGTGGATACAGGAGCTGGTCTAGAGAGACTTGTCTCTTTAATTGCTGGGACGCACACTGTTTTTGAAGCGGATGTGTTGCGCGAGCTGATTGCAAAGACTGAGCAGCTCTCTGGGAAAGTCTATCATCCCGATGATAGTGGTGCAGCTTTCCGGGTAATTGCGGATCATGTACGTTCTTTATCTTTTGCTATCGCTGATGGTCTCCTTCCAGGAAACACTGAGCGAGGCTATGTTCTAAGAAAAATTTTGAGACGATCCGTAAACTATGGACGGCGTTTAGGGTTTCGCAATCCCTTCTTAGCAGAAATTGTTCCCTCATTAGCAGATGCTATGGGAGAGGCCTACCCTGAATTAAAGAATTCGCTATCCCAAATTCAAAAAGTACTCACTTTAGAAGAAGAAAGTTTCTTTAAAACTCTTGACCGTGGAGGAAACCTTCTACAGCAAGTTTTGAAAAGTTCTTCTTCCTCCTCTTGCATTTCAGGTGAAGATGCTTTCAAGCTCAAAGATACCTATGGCATGCCCATTGATGAGATTTCTTTGTTAGCTAAAGATTACGACTATAGTGTCGACATGGATACCTTCCATAAGTTAGAGCAAGAAGCTAAAGAACGTTCTAGAAAAAACGTAGTTCAATCCCAAGGGACTTCGGAATCTATCTACAATGAACTACATTTAACTTCAGAATTTATAGGGTATGATCATCTCTCTTGTGATACGTTCATCGAAGCTATCATTTCTAAAGATCACATAGTTTCTTCGCTTCAAGAGAAGCAAGAGGGTGCTATTGTATTAAAAGTTTCTCCTTTTTATGCAGAAAAAGGGGGACAAGTTGGAGATTCTGGGGAGATCTTTTGTAGTGAGGGGACCTTTATTGTTACCCATACGACATCTCCAAAAGCCGGGTTAATCGTACATCATGGAAGAATTTCCCAAGGAAGTCTGACTGTAGAAGCTGCAGTGACTGCTCAGGTAAATCGTTATCGTAGAAAGAGGATTGCCAACAATCACACTGCCTGCCACCTATTACACAAAGCTTTAGAAATCACTTTGGGTGATCACATCCGTCAAGCAGGCTCCTATGTTGACGATACAAAAATTCGTTTAGACTTTACTCACCCCCAGGCAATTTCACCTGAAGATCTTCTTTGTATTGAGACTCTAGTCAATGAAAGTATCCGGGAGAATGAGCCTGTAGATATTCGTGAAGCTCTCTATTCTGATGTGATGAACTCATCAGAAATCAAGCAATTCTTCGGGGATAAGTATAGCGATGTGGTTCGTGTAGTTTCTGCAGGGCACTCTCATGAACTTTGTGGAGGCACGCATGCGGAAGCTACTGGGGATATCGGATTCTTCCGGATTACCAAAGAACATGCTGTGGCCATGGGCATCCGCCGTATTGAGGCGGTCACTGGAGAAAAAGCCGAAGCTACAGTACACCAACAAAGCGAAGTATTAGAAGAGATTGCTACGCTATTACAAGTCCCTAGGGATCAGATTGTCTCCAGGCTAACTGCAACTTTAGATGAGCGCAAACAACAAGACAAACGGTTAAATGAGTTAGAAAACAGTCTGATTCAGACAAAATTAGACAAGTTAATCCACAATTGTCATCAACGTCAAGGAATCACTTGCCTCGTGCATCATCTCGCAGAACATGAGAACCACCGTTTGCAGCAGTACGCACAATGTTTGCATCAAAGGATTCCAGAAAAACTAATTTCTCTGTGGACAACAGAGAAAAATGGGAAATATATTGTACTATCTCGAGTCTCTGACGACCTTATCACACAAGGCGTCCATGCTCAGGATTTATTGAAAGCTGTTCTTACTCCTTGCGGTGGTCGCTGGGGAGGAAAAGATCAATCGGCCCAAGGTAGTGCTCCCGCTCTCCCAGCAACAGAAGTATTAAATGAAACTTTATGGCAATGGATTTCAACCCAGTTAATTTAG